The following proteins are encoded in a genomic region of Arachis ipaensis cultivar K30076 chromosome B02, Araip1.1, whole genome shotgun sequence:
- the LOC107627299 gene encoding uncharacterized protein LOC107627299: MASEEESFLVLVHCSGKIQRSKKSSVKFTDREPLSVFISSSSTLSDLKNSILQKLGIFGSKWVKKLFYKIPIAVVSIGVKYGTFVLAADEDIRVLFHFVRSFPEVRIHELFVKLEVGVDSSAASAPVHSLTIAGGASSSMPAVRPSVPLVASPLFAADLDRTEVVGSVPLENPGVCEQAYKVSTSGGMIHDVQGFGEPDRIENAMCDDDFDQEPVDIIGDSDDDTGANPHTQHGPSSSGTQQYPPHFSTLNLEALDHLKYHGKCKEFGKGYSWLIRIALHQRNDTWEVRRYNGPHTCLATSISSDHRQLDYHVICARILSLVRADAAVTVKVLQQATEADYGFRPSYRKV, from the exons ATGGCAAGTGAGGAAGAGAGTTTTCTTGTCTTAGTGCATTGCTCTGGGAAAATCCAAAGAAGCAAAAAATCTAGTGTGAAGTTCACTGACAGAGAACCACTGAGTGTTTTCATCAGTTCATCAAGCACTTTGTCAGATTTGAAGAACAGCATCTTGCAGAAGCTTGGGATATTTGGTAGCAAGTGGGTGAAAAAGCTATTCTACAAGATTCCCATCGCAGTTGTCTCGATCGGTGTTAAGTATGGTACCTTTGTGCTAGCGGCTGATGAAGATATTAGGGTTCTGTTTCATTTTGTTAGGAGTTTTCCGGAGGTCAGAATACACGAGTTGTTCGTAAAGTTGGAGGTTGGTGTCGATAGTTCTGCGGCATCAGCTCCAGTTCATAGCTTGACTATCGCGGGAGGTGCGTCTAGTTCAATGCCTGCGGTCAGACCATCCGTTCCGCTGGTCGCATCCCCTTTATTCGCGGCTGATTTAGATCGAACAGAGGTTGTTGGTTCTGTACCTTTGGAGAATCCAGGGGTCTGTGAGCAGGCATATAAGGTGAGCACCAGTGGTGGCATGATTCATGATGTGCAAGGCTTTGGAGAACCTGATCGAATAGAGAATGCAATGTGTGACGATGACTTTGACCAGGAGCCTGTAGATATCATTGGGGACAGCGATGATGACACAGGTGCCAATCCACATACACAGCATGGGCCTTCAAGTTCTGGCACTCAGCAGTATCCTCCACACTTCTCCACTCTAAACTTGGAGGCCCTGG ATCATCTGAAGTATCATGGAAAATGCAAGGAGTTCGGGAAGGGTTACAGTTGGTTAATTCGCATAGCGCTGCATCAACGAAACGACACTTGGGAGGTTAGGAGGTACAACGGGCCACACACGTGCTTGGCAACCTCTATTTCTAGTGATCACCGTCAGCTGGATTACCATGTTATCTGTGCGAGGATTCTTTCCTTGGTTAGGGCAGATGCTGCGGTTACGGTAAAGGTCTTGCAACAAGCTACAGAAGCCGATTACGGTTTCAGGCCTAGTTACAGGAAGGTTTAG